One genomic segment of Paraburkholderia caffeinilytica includes these proteins:
- a CDS encoding glycosyl transferase family protein, which translates to MSFASIKWYVGYAVAHYYHGLEYVAALVAFVILLSSLDDLFIDLWYWTRTLYRRFTVQRAYKPLTSTQLYQRAEQPLAIMVPAWHEYDVVAAMIEDMVRVLDYRNYVVFVGTYQNDPQTIAEVERMRRRYKQLRRVEVPHDGPTCKADCLNWVIQAIFRHEQEAGIEFAGVVLHDSEDVLHPVELRFFNYLLPRKDMIQLPVASLERNWFELVAGTYMDEFAEWHAKDLVVRESLVGSVPSAGVGTCFSRRALLALIAETDSQPFNTESLTEDYDVGARLGKMGMQSIFARFPVQFATRRKSWFGLGRERDITVTMPLCVREFFPDTFRTAYRQRARWTLGIGLQGWKQTGWSGSFANRYLLFRDRKGIVTAFVGIIAYGLVIQFLLFAGADLLGWMPELIASPFADSPWLQALLWANGCALLLRVVQRIYFVTLLYGWEHGVLSVPRMVVGNFINFMAVSRAWKMFLMHLVTGKRLAWDKTMHDFPSADGFNNRRQRLGELLLSWQAIDPDKLEQALGESHAREAPLGRVLMAKGWLDEETLAEAIAFQSDLPRGRVALERIKDDAARLPLDAIVRHRVLPQADAAGGRTILLTASPLAEPMLAELSALVGGPVAQEIVREGEIAAGLRVLRGVGVAAPAAEGEQAGTVEGASAGASSAGGAEPVPVRSVPLIGDLLIEYGHVRREAFEAAMQDYRPDRHGRIGDYMVARGVISRAALENVIQQQRRLQGALAASE; encoded by the coding sequence GTGAGCTTCGCGTCGATCAAATGGTATGTGGGCTACGCGGTCGCCCACTACTACCACGGGCTCGAATACGTCGCGGCGCTGGTGGCGTTCGTCATCCTGCTGTCCAGCCTCGACGATCTGTTCATCGACCTCTGGTACTGGACCCGCACGCTCTATCGCCGCTTCACCGTGCAGCGCGCCTACAAGCCGCTCACCAGCACGCAACTGTATCAGCGAGCCGAACAGCCGCTCGCGATCATGGTGCCGGCGTGGCACGAGTACGACGTGGTCGCGGCGATGATCGAGGACATGGTGCGGGTGCTGGATTACCGCAACTATGTGGTGTTTGTCGGCACTTATCAGAACGACCCGCAGACCATTGCCGAAGTCGAACGGATGCGCCGCCGTTATAAGCAGCTGCGTCGCGTGGAAGTGCCGCACGACGGTCCGACCTGCAAGGCCGACTGTCTGAACTGGGTGATCCAGGCGATTTTCAGGCACGAGCAGGAAGCCGGCATCGAGTTCGCGGGCGTCGTGCTGCACGATAGCGAAGACGTGCTGCATCCGGTCGAGCTGCGCTTCTTCAACTACCTGTTGCCGCGCAAGGACATGATCCAGTTGCCGGTGGCCTCGCTCGAGCGCAACTGGTTCGAACTCGTGGCCGGCACCTACATGGACGAGTTCGCCGAATGGCACGCGAAGGATCTGGTGGTGCGCGAGAGCCTGGTGGGTTCGGTGCCGTCCGCGGGGGTGGGCACGTGCTTCTCGCGGCGCGCGCTGCTCGCGTTGATCGCCGAGACCGATAGCCAGCCGTTCAACACCGAAAGTCTGACCGAGGACTACGACGTGGGTGCGCGCCTGGGCAAGATGGGCATGCAGTCGATTTTTGCGCGCTTTCCTGTGCAATTCGCGACGCGCCGCAAGTCGTGGTTCGGCCTCGGCCGCGAGCGCGACATCACCGTGACGATGCCGCTCTGCGTGCGCGAATTTTTCCCCGATACGTTTCGCACCGCTTACCGGCAGCGTGCGCGCTGGACACTCGGCATCGGCTTGCAAGGGTGGAAGCAGACCGGCTGGAGCGGTTCGTTCGCCAATCGCTATCTGCTGTTCCGGGACCGCAAAGGCATCGTTACCGCGTTCGTCGGCATCATCGCGTATGGGCTCGTAATCCAGTTTCTGCTTTTTGCCGGCGCCGATCTGCTCGGCTGGATGCCGGAGTTGATTGCATCGCCATTCGCCGATTCGCCGTGGCTGCAAGCGCTGCTGTGGGCCAACGGCTGCGCGTTGCTGTTGCGCGTGGTGCAGCGAATCTATTTCGTGACCCTTTTGTACGGTTGGGAGCACGGCGTGCTGTCGGTGCCGCGCATGGTGGTGGGCAACTTCATCAACTTCATGGCTGTCTCGCGTGCGTGGAAGATGTTCCTCATGCACCTCGTGACCGGCAAGCGGCTCGCATGGGACAAGACCATGCATGACTTCCCGTCCGCCGACGGCTTTAACAATCGCCGTCAGCGTCTGGGGGAGCTGCTGCTGTCGTGGCAAGCCATCGATCCGGACAAGCTCGAACAGGCGCTCGGCGAAAGCCATGCGCGTGAGGCGCCGCTCGGGCGCGTGCTGATGGCCAAGGGCTGGCTCGACGAGGAAACCCTCGCGGAAGCGATTGCCTTCCAGTCCGACTTGCCGCGTGGCCGCGTGGCGCTCGAACGCATCAAGGACGACGCAGCGCGCCTGCCACTCGACGCGATCGTGCGCCACCGCGTGCTGCCGCAGGCCGACGCCGCGGGTGGCCGCACGATTCTGCTGACCGCGAGTCCGCTCGCCGAACCGATGCTCGCGGAACTGAGCGCGCTGGTCGGGGGACCGGTCGCGCAGGAGATCGTTCGTGAGGGCGAGATCGCCGCGGGACTGCGCGTGTTGCGCGGCGTCGGGGTCGCGGCGCCGGCGGCCGAGGGCGAGCAGGCGGGCACGGTGGAAGGTGCGTCGGCGGGCGCGTCGTCGGCCGGCGGCGCCGAGCCTGTGCCGGTACGCAGCGTGCCGCTGATCGGCGATCTGCTGATCGAGTATGGCCACGTGCGCCGCGAGGCTTTCGAAGCGGCGATGCAGGATTACCGCCCGGACCGCCATGGCCGGATCGGCGACTACATGGTGGCGCGCGGCGTGATCTCGCGTGCCGCACTCGAGAACGTAATCCAGCAACAGCGCCGTCTTCAGGGCGCTCTGGCGGCATCCGAATGA
- a CDS encoding NfrA family protein has translation MVAGALCLSSAAAYAQSTAAAPQPVPSEHNALPLSGAAYRVAQEAYAAYGRGDYTGAITRVREAIRQRPDVVSLRVLLANALAALRRYSEASRSLGDAIAQIGRDPALVSRRKQIDALNVSTRAVARAGRQQPGNPDALTGAALKVAQQAYKAYAAQDFSATVRYANEAISLRPDLLRLRLLLIDAASAAGQDTEAWNADLDAIQRFGDNDELRVRRSFIGGRLAPKSSGESFAARRKGDYVEAVALAREAVAYAPDRAGYRIQLIDALFAANDLAGVQAAASAAIAADDTDIMPLTLRGYTRAAQGNSTDAEADFAKALHANDITQRNQRVARVIIADVWIAEGQPQRALDLLAPLKTNRDDTDPPIALRRYQARQLLAHGAVESNAANATNATNATNATNATNATNATNATNAAVAPMSSLDPARRPVIDCVVDQFGASCDVYAADPGFTAARATASAAAANDKAGALGYAREAVRAAPDDPQHRLELINALSTAGDAAAATREAQKMVDAGMLDAMPDMTAAYIAQRAGSNKLAYQRFSTADKAGTLPAGAAADAGYAAVHAHRNREAAQYFERAIDASTRPTDDTPPATPAQLNEMRSAHAEATRDWGFDASLNYRGAGMQPGYASSPTPGTSNNWQAGVEAYWRPFGSLGERMFELYARGYESFGVKNGGASGIDTLQATVGARAKPLSQIDAIVAFERIIPIGSQARPDWLARLAYSGGYGIERRVDVPSWWTAQIYAETGAYLNAGSVYATSNLELGRTFRMDRYSPKWTVFPYAVIGADYDSSVDHSIPLGAGVGISTRYWFRDSKYDAPRSYVDLSVQYRLKITGDDRARGVFFGAIYSY, from the coding sequence ATGGTGGCCGGCGCGTTGTGCTTGAGCAGCGCAGCGGCGTATGCGCAGAGCACGGCGGCCGCACCTCAGCCGGTCCCATCCGAACACAATGCGTTGCCGTTGAGCGGCGCCGCCTATCGGGTGGCGCAGGAAGCGTACGCCGCCTATGGACGCGGCGACTACACCGGTGCGATCACGCGGGTGCGCGAGGCGATTCGCCAACGCCCCGATGTCGTGTCGTTGCGGGTGCTGCTCGCCAACGCACTCGCCGCGCTTCGCCGTTATAGCGAAGCAAGCCGCTCGCTCGGCGACGCGATCGCGCAGATCGGCCGCGATCCGGCGCTGGTCTCGCGTCGCAAGCAGATCGACGCGCTGAACGTGTCGACCCGCGCGGTCGCACGCGCCGGCCGCCAGCAGCCGGGCAACCCGGACGCGCTGACCGGCGCGGCCTTGAAGGTCGCACAGCAGGCCTACAAGGCATATGCGGCGCAGGATTTTTCGGCCACCGTCAGGTATGCGAACGAAGCGATCTCGCTGCGTCCCGACCTGCTGCGCCTGCGCTTGTTGCTGATCGACGCGGCGAGCGCGGCGGGTCAGGACACCGAGGCGTGGAACGCCGATCTCGATGCCATCCAACGTTTCGGCGACAACGACGAACTGCGCGTGAGACGCAGCTTCATCGGCGGCCGTCTGGCGCCGAAGTCGTCCGGCGAGTCGTTTGCGGCGCGCAGGAAGGGCGACTACGTAGAGGCCGTTGCGCTCGCGCGTGAGGCAGTCGCCTATGCGCCGGATCGGGCCGGCTACCGCATCCAGCTGATCGATGCGCTGTTCGCCGCCAACGATCTGGCGGGCGTGCAAGCGGCGGCAAGCGCCGCTATCGCCGCCGACGATACGGACATCATGCCGCTCACGCTGCGTGGCTACACGCGGGCCGCGCAGGGCAACAGCACCGACGCCGAGGCGGACTTCGCCAAAGCGCTGCATGCCAATGACATAACCCAGCGCAACCAGCGCGTGGCGCGCGTGATCATCGCCGACGTGTGGATCGCCGAAGGACAGCCGCAGCGCGCGCTCGATCTGCTCGCGCCGCTGAAGACGAATCGCGACGACACCGATCCGCCCATTGCGCTGCGCCGGTATCAGGCGCGGCAATTGTTGGCGCATGGGGCGGTGGAGTCGAACGCTGCGAACGCAACCAACGCAACCAACGCAACCAACGCAACCAACGCAACCAACGCGACCAACGCGACCAACGCGACCAACGCCGCAGTCGCCCCAATGTCTTCGCTGGATCCTGCCCGGCGCCCGGTGATCGACTGCGTAGTGGATCAGTTCGGCGCAAGCTGCGATGTCTATGCAGCCGATCCGGGTTTCACCGCGGCGCGTGCCACGGCGAGCGCCGCCGCCGCGAACGACAAAGCCGGCGCGCTCGGCTATGCACGCGAAGCGGTCAGGGCAGCCCCGGACGATCCACAGCATCGCCTGGAACTGATCAATGCGCTGAGCACGGCCGGTGATGCCGCCGCCGCGACACGCGAAGCGCAAAAGATGGTCGATGCCGGCATGCTCGACGCAATGCCCGACATGACGGCTGCCTATATCGCGCAACGCGCCGGCAGCAACAAGCTTGCATACCAACGCTTCAGCACGGCCGACAAGGCCGGCACCCTGCCGGCCGGCGCCGCTGCCGACGCAGGCTATGCAGCAGTCCACGCGCACCGCAATCGCGAAGCCGCGCAGTACTTCGAGCGCGCGATCGACGCGAGCACCAGGCCGACCGACGACACGCCGCCGGCGACACCGGCGCAACTGAACGAAATGCGCAGCGCGCACGCCGAGGCAACCCGCGACTGGGGCTTCGACGCGTCGCTGAACTATCGCGGCGCGGGCATGCAGCCGGGCTACGCGTCGTCGCCGACGCCTGGGACGTCGAACAACTGGCAGGCCGGCGTGGAGGCCTACTGGCGTCCATTCGGCAGCCTCGGCGAGCGGATGTTCGAGCTCTACGCACGCGGCTATGAGAGTTTCGGCGTGAAGAACGGCGGCGCGAGCGGCATCGATACCTTGCAGGCCACTGTCGGTGCGCGCGCCAAGCCGCTCTCGCAGATCGATGCGATCGTCGCCTTCGAACGGATCATTCCGATCGGCTCGCAGGCCAGGCCCGACTGGCTCGCGCGGCTCGCGTACTCGGGCGGCTATGGTATCGAGCGCCGGGTGGACGTGCCGTCATGGTGGACCGCGCAGATCTACGCCGAAACGGGTGCCTATCTGAACGCGGGATCGGTCTACGCGACCAGCAATCTCGAACTGGGCCGCACCTTCCGCATGGACCGTTACAGTCCGAAGTGGACCGTGTTCCCGTATGCGGTGATCGGCGCGGACTACGACTCGAGCGTCGACCACAGCATTCCGCTCGGTGCGGGCGTCGGGATCTCGACGCGTTACTGGTTCCGCGACAGCAAATACGACGCGCCGCGCTCGTATGTCGATCTGTCGGTGCAGTACCGCCTGAAGATCACCGGCGACGACCGTGCGCGCGGCGTGTTCTTTGGCGCGATCTACTCGTATTGA
- a CDS encoding LysE/ArgO family amino acid transporter: MNWLSFSHGAALCASLIVTIGAQNAFVLRQGIMRSHVGKIVALCALSDFILIGAGVGGASVLVERYPVFVHAMLYVGLAYLAWFGINALRRAMRPGHAVLDANAGGTAPGTSATAPVQRAMPIVLMTLAFTWLNPHVYLDTFLLIGTAGAREPDGARVAFALGAMAVSGVWFIGLGYGARALAPLFRRATAWRVLDGAIGSMVLLLAVTQLR; encoded by the coding sequence ATGAATTGGCTGTCTTTTTCCCACGGTGCCGCCCTGTGCGCGTCGCTGATCGTGACGATCGGCGCGCAGAATGCCTTTGTGCTTCGGCAGGGCATCATGCGCTCGCACGTCGGCAAGATCGTCGCGCTGTGTGCACTGTCGGACTTCATCCTGATCGGCGCGGGCGTCGGTGGCGCGTCGGTTCTCGTGGAACGCTATCCGGTGTTCGTCCACGCGATGCTGTATGTGGGGCTCGCCTATCTGGCGTGGTTCGGCATCAACGCGCTGCGCCGCGCGATGCGACCGGGTCATGCGGTACTGGACGCCAATGCGGGCGGCACAGCGCCAGGCACGAGCGCGACAGCACCCGTGCAACGTGCGATGCCGATCGTCCTGATGACGTTGGCCTTCACGTGGCTCAATCCGCACGTGTATCTCGACACCTTCCTGCTGATCGGCACGGCCGGCGCACGCGAACCGGACGGCGCACGAGTGGCGTTCGCGCTCGGCGCGATGGCGGTGAGCGGCGTCTGGTTCATCGGTCTGGGTTATGGCGCCCGCGCGCTGGCGCCGCTGTTTCGCCGCGCGACGGCGTGGCGCGTGCTGGACGGCGCGATCGGCAGCATGGTGTTGCTGCTGGCGGTGACGCAGTTGCGCTGA
- a CDS encoding LysR family transcriptional regulator ArgP → MLDYALLDALAAVVRHGSFDRAASELNVTPSAVSQRVKLLEERVGSVLVKRGQPCVATTSGALLCRHTERVQLLEAELTGRLPALPGALVEPWPALRVAVNDDSVGTWFIDAVAQFCVDREMLLDLVIDDQDHTAQRIRDGSVQGAVTTQAEPVQGCRSTRLGRMRYLAVCTPAFRERHFADGVTRESLRRAPCVDFNPKDQLQKRFMRRITRAELDPPLHWIPHVAGFLRACVTGMGWGMCPERMIAPHLASGELVDMAPGKHIDVDLYWQSWRLSIGWLDDFGAMLRKRAAEFLD, encoded by the coding sequence ATGCTCGACTATGCGTTGCTCGACGCGCTGGCCGCCGTGGTGCGGCACGGCTCGTTCGACCGTGCAGCCAGCGAACTGAATGTGACGCCCTCAGCCGTCTCCCAGCGGGTCAAGCTGCTGGAGGAACGGGTGGGCAGCGTGCTCGTGAAGCGCGGTCAGCCATGTGTCGCAACCACCTCGGGCGCGCTGTTGTGCCGTCATACCGAGCGCGTGCAATTGCTGGAAGCGGAACTGACCGGCCGGCTGCCGGCGCTGCCCGGCGCGCTGGTCGAACCGTGGCCGGCACTGCGTGTGGCCGTCAACGACGACAGCGTGGGCACCTGGTTCATCGACGCGGTGGCGCAGTTCTGCGTGGACCGGGAAATGCTGCTTGATCTCGTGATCGACGATCAGGACCACACGGCGCAGCGGATTCGCGACGGCAGCGTGCAAGGCGCGGTCACCACGCAAGCGGAGCCGGTGCAGGGCTGCCGCTCGACCCGCCTCGGGCGGATGCGTTATCTGGCGGTATGCACGCCGGCGTTCCGCGAGCGCCATTTTGCCGACGGCGTCACGCGCGAGTCATTGCGGCGCGCGCCGTGCGTCGATTTCAACCCGAAGGATCAATTGCAGAAACGCTTCATGCGCCGCATCACGCGGGCGGAACTGGATCCGCCGTTGCACTGGATTCCACACGTCGCCGGTTTTTTGCGCGCCTGCGTGACGGGAATGGGCTGGGGCATGTGTCCCGAACGGATGATCGCGCCGCATCTGGCCAGCGGTGAGCTGGTCGACATGGCGCCCGGCAAGCATATCGACGTGGATCTTTACTGGCAGAGCTGGCGCCTGTCGATAGGCTGGCTCGACGATTTCGGCGCGATGCTGCGCAAGCGGGCAGCGGAGTTTCTCGATTGA
- a CDS encoding NAD(P)/FAD-dependent oxidoreductase — translation MAAIDQQGTSTAQRRQQRQQKTQAAQAAAHRVVIVGGGVGGLGLATRLSETLGRAGLAQIVLVDRWPTHFWKPLLHEAASGQLDPATHQLQYAVQAQRHGFEFEQGELAALDRTNRHITLNALHDADGREILPSRQLAFDTLVLAMGSVTQYFGVPGAAEHALPLESVAHAEAFRRKLLDACLRANHARRARTAQADTPVSINIIGAGATGVELAAALRDTVRLLNRYSQFSLDPVRDFRIRLIESGERVLPALSETISARAHKMLGSLGVDVLNATRVTEVRADAVLTNAGAPLASDIAIWTAGIAGPPVLRTLDGIAVNRNAQMQVNRTLQCTNDANIFGLGDCAACPSSENADAFLAPRAQVAHQQALFLARALKCRIEGEPLPEFVYRDAGTLVGFGREGTIGSLSNSLLTQPVFVDGWLATAVYKLIYRRHVMTLTGFARMALDSASHWLRRRVHPVIRLH, via the coding sequence ATGGCAGCGATCGATCAGCAGGGAACCTCTACCGCGCAACGCAGGCAGCAACGGCAGCAAAAGACACAAGCAGCGCAAGCGGCGGCGCATCGCGTCGTGATCGTCGGCGGCGGAGTCGGCGGCCTTGGGCTCGCCACGCGGTTGTCGGAAACGCTGGGACGCGCCGGGCTCGCACAGATCGTGCTGGTGGATCGCTGGCCAACGCATTTCTGGAAGCCCTTGCTGCATGAAGCCGCGTCGGGCCAGCTCGATCCGGCCACACACCAACTGCAATATGCGGTGCAGGCGCAACGGCATGGTTTCGAATTCGAACAGGGTGAACTCGCCGCGCTCGATCGTACGAACCGGCACATCACACTGAATGCGCTCCACGATGCTGACGGCCGCGAAATTCTGCCGTCACGGCAGCTTGCATTCGATACGCTGGTGCTGGCCATGGGTAGCGTCACGCAATATTTCGGCGTGCCCGGCGCCGCCGAACACGCGTTGCCGCTCGAATCGGTTGCGCATGCGGAAGCATTTCGCCGCAAGCTGCTCGACGCCTGTCTGCGGGCGAACCATGCGCGCCGCGCGCGAACCGCGCAAGCCGACACGCCGGTATCGATCAACATCATCGGCGCTGGAGCGACGGGCGTTGAACTCGCCGCTGCGTTGCGCGATACGGTGCGCCTGCTGAACCGCTATAGCCAGTTTTCACTCGACCCCGTGCGTGATTTCCGCATCCGTCTGATCGAAAGCGGCGAGCGCGTGCTGCCCGCATTGTCCGAAACGATCTCGGCGCGGGCGCACAAGATGCTCGGCAGTCTCGGTGTCGACGTGTTGAACGCCACGCGCGTCACCGAAGTGCGCGCCGATGCCGTGCTGACCAACGCAGGCGCGCCGCTCGCCAGCGACATCGCGATCTGGACCGCCGGCATCGCCGGGCCGCCGGTGTTGCGCACGCTGGACGGTATCGCGGTGAATCGCAATGCACAGATGCAGGTGAACCGCACACTGCAATGCACGAACGACGCGAACATATTCGGACTCGGCGACTGCGCGGCCTGCCCCTCTTCTGAAAACGCGGACGCATTTCTTGCGCCGCGCGCACAAGTCGCGCATCAACAGGCGCTGTTTCTGGCGCGTGCGCTGAAGTGCAGGATCGAAGGTGAGCCCTTGCCGGAGTTCGTCTATCGCGATGCCGGCACGTTAGTCGGCTTCGGCCGCGAAGGCACGATCGGCAGCCTGAGCAACAGCCTGCTGACGCAGCCGGTGTTCGTCGACGGCTGGCTGGCGACCGCCGTCTACAAGCTGATCTATCGCCGTCACGTGATGACGTTGACCGGTTTCGCACGCATGGCGCTCGATTCGGCGAGCCACTGGTTGCGCCGGCGCGTGCATCCGGTGATCCGGCTGCACTGA
- a CDS encoding LysR family transcriptional regulator, which yields MLKAATFRQLKALHTVAKLGSVSRAAEELKLTQPAVSLQVRLLEEAAGAPLLQRVGRGVQLTAAGEILARYALEILDLWNGAADDLAALQGEQGGTLRIGAITTAEYLIPPFLVRFTESRPQVKVQFKVGNRADIIRMLATHEIDLAVMGSAPRELRTVATAFARHPMAFVASPAHALMKKKRLSLDDLQTANLFVRERGSGTRSTVENLFRLAGHKLHIGSELSSNEAIKQLVEAGLGIAFLSLHACSLEFQAGLLALLPLPANPIERDWYVMHVSDKRLPHVAGLFRDFLIEHGMSGAVPVPLPTVAAAKRRRQAREASPV from the coding sequence ATGTTAAAAGCTGCCACGTTTCGTCAATTGAAAGCCTTGCATACGGTCGCGAAGCTCGGCAGCGTGTCGCGCGCCGCCGAGGAATTGAAGCTCACGCAGCCGGCAGTGTCGCTTCAGGTGCGTCTGCTCGAGGAGGCCGCGGGCGCGCCGCTGTTGCAGCGGGTGGGCCGTGGCGTGCAGTTGACCGCGGCGGGTGAAATCCTCGCGCGCTATGCGCTGGAAATCCTCGATCTATGGAACGGCGCGGCGGACGATCTCGCCGCCTTGCAAGGCGAGCAGGGCGGCACGCTGCGCATTGGCGCGATCACGACCGCCGAATATCTGATTCCGCCGTTCCTGGTGCGTTTCACCGAATCGCGCCCGCAAGTGAAGGTGCAGTTCAAGGTCGGCAATCGCGCCGACATCATCCGCATGCTCGCCACGCACGAGATCGATCTCGCGGTGATGGGCAGCGCGCCGCGCGAATTGCGCACGGTGGCCACGGCGTTCGCCAGGCATCCGATGGCGTTCGTCGCCTCGCCCGCCCATGCGCTGATGAAGAAAAAGCGCCTGTCGCTGGACGATCTGCAAACCGCGAATCTGTTCGTGCGGGAGCGAGGCTCGGGCACGCGCTCGACTGTCGAGAATCTGTTTCGACTCGCCGGCCACAAGCTGCATATCGGTTCCGAACTCTCGAGCAACGAGGCAATCAAGCAACTGGTCGAGGCGGGTCTGGGCATCGCGTTTCTGTCGCTGCATGCGTGCTCGCTGGAATTTCAGGCGGGCTTGCTGGCGTTGCTGCCCTTGCCCGCGAATCCGATCGAGCGCGACTGGTACGTGATGCATGTATCCGACAAACGTCTGCCGCATGTCGCCGGCCTGTTCCGCGATTTTCTGATCGAGCACGGCATGTCCGGCGCGGTACCGGTGCCGCTGCCGACTGTCGCCGCGGCGAAGCGGCGCCGTCAGGCGCGTGAGGCAAGCCCGGTTTGA
- a CDS encoding purine-cytosine permease family protein — translation MSSSSITQVETFGFERIPDRSRYARPIDLFRLLFGGCNTFSTSVLGSFPVLLGLSFKAGVYSIVLGVVIGSCILAPMGLFGPRNGTSDPVSSGAHFGIHGRIVGSFLAVLTAVAFFSLAVWSSGDALVGGANHLLGLPVNWMTLSFAYGLFAVLVLTVCVYGFRFMLWVNKIAVWAASLLFVVGIVAFAGPFNSAYAGKVAFGSVGFWPAFVSAVLVAMSNPVSFACTLGDWARYIPQNTPKKRTILAVMLAQLATFVPFFFGLATATIIASKAPDFIASNNYVGGLLAISPNWFFLPVCLIAIIGGMSTGTTALYGTGLDMSSMFPKFLNRVRATLLIGSLAIGFIFLGRFAFNLVESVSTFSVLINVCSCPWMVIMIIGFVTRRGFYLSDDLQVFNRGGRGGHYWFTHGWNWRAMGAWIPSAVVGLCFVNLPDQFVGPLGQLAGGLDISMPVSLTLACALYIALLQCFPEPDGVYGPLGRRWLRSGAQRNVTVHPVVPATKLKAGGPHMRTQTQQRAVRREREDVLDTQDAG, via the coding sequence ATGAGCAGTAGCAGCATCACCCAAGTCGAAACATTCGGTTTTGAACGCATTCCGGACCGTTCGCGTTATGCGCGGCCGATCGATCTGTTCCGCTTGCTGTTTGGCGGTTGCAATACCTTTTCCACCTCCGTGCTCGGCAGTTTTCCGGTGCTGCTCGGTCTGTCGTTCAAGGCGGGCGTCTATTCGATCGTGCTCGGCGTGGTGATCGGTTCCTGCATCCTCGCGCCGATGGGCCTGTTCGGTCCGCGCAACGGCACGAGCGATCCGGTTTCGTCGGGCGCGCATTTCGGTATCCATGGCCGGATCGTCGGCTCCTTTCTGGCGGTGTTGACCGCCGTCGCGTTCTTCTCGCTGGCGGTGTGGAGTTCGGGCGACGCGCTCGTGGGCGGCGCGAATCATCTGCTCGGCCTGCCGGTCAACTGGATGACGCTGAGCTTCGCGTACGGTCTTTTTGCGGTGCTGGTGCTGACCGTGTGCGTCTACGGTTTCCGCTTCATGCTGTGGGTCAACAAGATCGCCGTGTGGGCGGCAAGTCTCTTGTTCGTGGTCGGCATCGTGGCGTTCGCCGGGCCGTTCAATAGCGCGTACGCTGGCAAGGTGGCATTCGGCTCGGTGGGTTTCTGGCCGGCGTTCGTGAGCGCCGTGCTGGTCGCGATGAGCAATCCGGTGTCGTTTGCCTGCACGCTCGGCGACTGGGCTCGCTATATTCCGCAGAACACGCCGAAGAAGCGCACGATCCTCGCGGTGATGCTCGCGCAACTGGCCACCTTCGTGCCGTTCTTCTTTGGTCTCGCCACCGCGACGATCATCGCCAGCAAGGCGCCGGATTTCATCGCATCGAATAACTATGTGGGCGGGCTGCTGGCGATCTCGCCGAACTGGTTCTTTCTGCCGGTGTGTCTGATCGCGATCATCGGCGGGATGTCGACGGGCACCACCGCGCTGTACGGCACCGGGCTCGACATGTCGAGCATGTTCCCGAAGTTTCTGAATCGCGTGCGCGCCACGCTGCTGATCGGCAGCCTCGCCATCGGCTTCATCTTTCTTGGCCGCTTCGCGTTCAATCTGGTCGAAAGCGTGTCGACGTTCTCGGTGCTGATCAACGTCTGCAGTTGCCCGTGGATGGTGATCATGATCATCGGCTTCGTGACGCGGCGCGGTTTCTATCTGTCCGACGATCTGCAGGTGTTCAATCGCGGCGGCCGTGGCGGCCACTACTGGTTCACGCACGGCTGGAACTGGCGTGCGATGGGCGCGTGGATTCCGAGCGCGGTGGTCGGCCTGTGCTTCGTCAATCTGCCGGATCAGTTCGTCGGCCCGCTCGGGCAGCTCGCCGGCGGTCTCGACATCAGCATGCCGGTTTCGCTGACGCTGGCCTGCGCGTTGTATATCGCGTTGCTGCAGTGCTTTCCCGAACCGGATGGCGTGTATGGACCGCTTGGCCGCCGTTGGTTGCGTAGCGGGGCGCAGCGCAATGTGACCGTGCATCCGGTAGTGCCGGCGACCAAGCTTAAGGCTGGCGGGCCGCACATGAGGACGCAAACGCAGCAGCGCGCCGTGCGGCGCGAACGCGAAGACGTGCTGGACACGCAGGACGCGGGTTGA